In the Candidatus Eremiobacteraceae bacterium genome, one interval contains:
- a CDS encoding GTP-binding protein has translation MAKQKFERSKPHVNIGTIGHVDHGKTTLTAAITKVLAASGTGTKALIVDQIDNAPEEKERGITISLYHAEYET, from the coding sequence ATGGCCAAGCAGAAATTCGAGCGTTCGAAGCCTCACGTGAACATCGGGACGATTGGTCACGTGGACCACGGCAAGACGACGCTGACGGCGGCGATCACCAAGGTGTTGGCCGCGTCGGGGACTGGGACCAAGGCGCTGATCGTCGATCAGATCGACAACGCGCCTGAGGAGAAAGAGCGCGGGATCACGATCTCGCTGTACCACGCGGAGTACGAGACC